One window of the Podospora pseudopauciseta strain CBS 411.78 chromosome 4, whole genome shotgun sequence genome contains the following:
- a CDS encoding hypothetical protein (EggNog:ENOG503NYUX; COG:S), with protein sequence MPQSLEIPVLTVDANVIHKVDTTKPENLFSMWTVFARCRDSVAHGRRLENLSWRLWNRETFCCENGEVLVSSSATSQPRDIQYPRGASDEELPQLSASVDSVADEEAVDLSSEQAPLDIVRPRILRQDSCASSRSRGRERHITSDELEKMVVQIMDGKAPLQPIEYTLPASIEEKPSCLPDSEHSGSTTDESPQTSEQNTPHSLPSEPENTPEEPAMQTIVTRGFSTSPLPACRITSPAASPASHNDAIPLPTEAPAPKFVQPKKQAARFALGGSGSCSSGSDNSYSPEKVEIRKQVPAKSKMFQLGVASSDEDGSLKVPEVLNRAPSVMNAHKKTASFNNEVVTQTFESSAISDSESEYLDESAIDDDEDDWEEDESAEESGKSSMEDKIHFKRVDSTANLTSRRSLLTLALAGNSGLSRAQKYSNIASQSTSAIPRTRAALNGPSVVASPNDSDDAPLMMKNRGPSRAPPMRPITEIPRSQAQPINTMAMGMHHQAAFSPRTTRRNMLATELTESLRRNLLHERSQKTSTANAVLKRRHTSHDVANLKQYPERPYMKKDNETNNRVWDDQVFDKNAFTGYHAQGW encoded by the exons ATGCCGCAGTCCTTAGAGATACCCGTCCTCACAGTGGACGCCAATGTCATTCACAAGGTggacaccaccaaaccagaGAACCTATTCAGCATGTGGACAG TTTTCGCCAGATGCCGTGACTCAGTTGCCCACGGCAGAAGACTAGAAAACCTCAGTTGGCGCCTCTGGAACAGAGAAACCTTTTGCTGCGAGAACGGTGAAGTTCTCGTCTCGTCCTCCGCCACAAGCCAACCCCGAGATATTCAATATCCTCGCGGCGCGAGCGATGAGGAGCTTCCGCAGCTCTCCGCCAGCGTCGACTCGGTCGCTGACGAAGAGGCCGTTGACCTTTCATCCGAGCAAGCCCCCTTGGACATTGTACGCCCAAGGATACTCAGACAGGATTCTTGCGCCAGCAGCCGTAGTCGAGGCCGTGAAAGGCACATCACTTCGGAcgagttggagaagatggtcGTTCAAATCATGGATGGAAAGGCCCCTCTTCAACCCATTGAGTACACGCTCCCTGCATCGATCGAAGAGAAGCCATCGTGCCTACCCGACAGCGAACACTCCGGCTCCACCACCGACGAATCCCCCCAGACCTCCGAACAGAACACTCCTCATTCCCTGCCCTCAGAGCCCGAAAACACTCCCGAGGAGCCGGCAATGCAGACAATTGTGACCCGTGGCTTTTCCACCTCTCCGTTGCCTGCGTGCCGTATTACCTCGCCAGCCGCTTCTCCCGCTTCTCACAATGACGCCATCCCTCTTCCTACTGAGGCCCCAGCGCCCAAGTTTGTCCAGCCCAAGAAGCAAGCTGCGAGGTTTGCTCTTGGCGGTTCTGGGTCGTGCTCATCGGGCTCAGATAACTCCTACAGCCCCGAAAAGGTCGAGATCAGAAAGCAGGTCCCGGCCAAGTCCAAGATGTTCCAGCTTGGAGTTGCCTCGTCAGACGAGGATGGATCTCTCAAGGTCCCCGAAGTCCTCAACAGAGCCCCCTCCGTGATGAACGCGCACAAGAAGACTGCTTCCTTCAACAACGAGGTGGTTACCCAAACATTCGAGTCTTCTGCTATCAGTGACTCTGAGTCCGAGTATCTTGACGAGAGTGCaattgatgatgatgaggatgactgggaggaggacgagtcGGCCGAGGAGAGTGGCAAGTCAAGCATGGAGGACAAGATCCACTTCAAGCGCGTTGACTCAACTGCCAACCTTACCTCAAGGCGATCTCTCCTCACTCTCGCTTTGGCGGGCAACAGCGGTCTTAGCCGTGCTCAAAAGTACTCCAATATTGCTTCGCAGTCTACCTCGGCCATCCCCCGCACTCGAGCCGCACTTAACGGACCATCCGTCGTCGCTTCCCCGAATGACTCGGATGACGCGCCACTCATGATGAAGAACAGGGGCCCTTCTCGCGCCCCCCCAATGCGCCCGATCACCGAGATTCCTCGGTCCCAAGCTCAGCCCATCAACACAATGGCCATGGGGATGCACCATCAGGCCGCCTTCTCCCCGCGCACCACTCGGCGCAACATGCTGGCTACCGAGCTCACAGAGTCTCTCCGAAGAAACCTTCTCCACGAACGGTCGCAAAAAACGTCGACTGCTAATGCCGTCCTTAAGCGACGCCACACTTCCCACGATGTTGCCAATCTCAAGCAATATCCAGAACGTCCTTACATGAAGAAGGACAACGAGACCAACAACCGGGTCTGGGACGACCAAGTCTTCGACAAGAACGCCTTCACCGGCTACCATGCTCAAGGCTGGTAA
- a CDS encoding hypothetical protein (EggNog:ENOG503PDVW) produces the protein MDPNATCTNNRPEVPFIPFLAGLTAWAVVRYVLEGIVKRFNPKFDKFLREDIRRRYNFYFSTWLGTIAKVISVVSCTAALASTPAEGDLYGLVRPLNTAEQWCWGCRAVLYIQELPDLSSVPELVIHHILSIVAMCTILAYSAPRRPLYLMWASLWNEFLGNARRLFKLHDVMAPRLAWWMAAVNCFLVWALRITAAVVSIVWTLQSNTYGVCLFVTIGSILVYILYMVQFTTWELGRFRVINLDMTRPARFIIADKWSIHLLGVIMGVGLALTELSALAIYGSSSGYTSSKEELHSIAWVALQAAGAGLLGSYVTFPIFRFTIPSAATSQEEGEEPTAPKAALRLSLIGGIISAGSTVVFTPTLEPTVDRAAFLACMGLSLPLMISIFRFGQAFSTPAAASLETNHASLDEKLVDVADEGIATEPGVFPPKMVNAAAHGVLFLGVASALCVSPLPSLLAVKGFSSFVLAMMAGVELGNRCEGRHRRFLHRLFPMLQAGVGIGYQAWCVVVEGENGGMFVLGVYLVCFGVVVVMMPVVVRFFEGLWAKGKGKGEKKKKNKGWDLKVVSVGSGLALVAMLVLGEYMGWCSMAGEPVVMAVGQGDKLGEVVKEVVRGKGEGAVGSWGVVASWPLVASVLGATVLPVVMVQAVG, from the coding sequence ATGGATCCAAACGCCACGTGCACAAACAACCGACCAGAGGTTCCGTTCATACCGTTCCTCGCCGGCTTAACGGCTTGGGCCGTGGTCAGATACGTTCTTGAAGGCATCGTCAAGCGGTTTAACCCCAAGTTCGACAAATTTCTTCGAGAGGACATCCGTCGCAGGTACAACTTCTACTTCAGCACTTGGCTGGGTACCATCGCCAAGGTCATCTCGGTTGTCTCATGCACAGCAGCCCTGGCGAGCACCCCGGCCGAGGGGGACCTCTACGGGCTTGTGCGTCCACTCAACACAGCGGAGCAATGGTGCTGGGGTTGCCGGGCCGTCCTCTACATCCAGGAGCTGCCAGACCTGAGCTCTGTGCCCGAGTTGGTTATCCATCACATCCTTAGTATCGTTGCAATGTGTACCATCCTGGCCTACAGCGCTCCTCGTCGTCCGCTCTACCTCATGTGGGCCAGTCTCTGGAATGAGTTTCTCGGCAATGCCAGACGGTTGTTCAAGCTCCATGATGTCATGGCGCCTCGTCTGGCGTGGTGGATGGCTGCTGTCAACTGCTTCCTCGTATGGGCCTTACGGATAACAGCTGCTGTTGTGTCAATTGTTTGGACCCTTCAGAGCAACACTTATGGAGTGTGCCTGTTCGTCACGATTGGCTCGATACTGGTGTACATTTTGTACATGGTCCAATTCACAACGTGGGAGCTTGGAAGGTTTAGGGTTATCAACCTTGACATGACCCGCCCGGCGAGGTTCATCATTGCAGACAAATGGAGCATCCACCTTTTGGGCGTGATCATGGGTGTTGGGTTGGCCTTGACGGAGCTTTCCGCGCTTGCGATCTACGGGTCCAGCTCTGGGTACACGAGCTccaaggaggagctgcacAGCATTGCCTGGGTTGCTCTCCaggctgctggtgctgggctTTTGGGGTCTTATGTTACTTTTCCCATCTTTCGGTTTACCATCCCCTCGGCTGCTACGTCAcaggaggaaggtgaggaaCCAACTGCTCCAAAGGCTGCTCTTCGACTTTCCCTTATTGGCGGCATCATCTCTGCTGGGTCGACGGTTGTGTTCACCCCCACCCTCGAGCCGACGGTTGACCGTGCTGCGTTTTTGGCCTGCATGGGGTTGAGTCTTCCGTTGATGATTTCCATCTTTCGCTTCGGTCAGGCGTTTTCCACACCCGCCGCCGCTTCTCTCGAGACGAATCATGCATCTCTGGATGAGAAGCTTGTCGATGTCGCCGACGAGGGAATCGCGACTGAGCCTGGAGTgttcccccccaaaatgGTCAATGCTGCGGCCCATGGGGTGTTGTTTCTCGGCGTCGCTTCTGCGCTCTGTGTGAGCCCGCTGCCCTCGCTTCTGGCGGTCAAGGGGTTCTCGAGCTTTGTTctggcgatgatggcgggTGTTGAGCTGGGGAATCGTTGCGAGGGGAGGCACCGGAGGTTTTTGCACAGGTTGTTTCCTATGCTTCAggctggggttgggattgggtaTCAGGcttggtgtgttgttgttgagggggaaAATGGGGGGATGTTTGTCTTGGGGGTGTATTTGGTTTgctttggggttgtggtggttatGATGCCGGTTGTGGTGAGGTTTTTCGAGGGGTTGTGGGCGAAGGGGAAGGGCaaaggggaaaagaagaagaagaataagGGGTGGGATTTGAAGGTTGTTAGCGTTGGTTCGGGGTTGGCGTTGGTTGCgatgttggttttgggggagtATATGGGTTGGTGTAGTATGGCTGGGgagccggtggtgatggctgtggGACAGGGGGAcaagttgggggaggttgtgaaGGAGGTTGTGAGGGGTAAGGGAGAGGGCGCGGTTGGGTCGTGGGGTGTGGTTGCTAGTTGGCCCTTGGTTGCTAGTGTGCTTGGGGCGACGGtgctgccggtggtgatggtgcagGCTGTTGGGTGA